The sequence CGCGCCCCCCCGACGTCCCCGCCGGCGCCAGCGCCCTCCGGTAGAAGCCGCTGTTTATCCAGCTTTTACTGGTCTATATGGTCTCCAGGGCAGGACAACCTCCGGGAGAGACCGTGATGACGAGCGTGAGATGGCGCAGGGCCTTCACTTGCCTGGGCTTGGCCCTGGGCCTGGCGCAGGTGGGAGAAGCCCCGGCGGCGCCGTGGCGAAGCGCGCTGTACCCCTCCACCTGGAAGCCCGGGGACTCGAACCCCGCCAACACCGCCCAGTTCCTGCATGACTTCTCCTACGCCGGCTACCGCCTGCGGCAGGCGGAGCCGCCCTTCCGCACGGACCGCATCCTCGACGTGACGCAGGCGCCCTACTACGCCAACAACACGGGCAGCGCGGACGTGACGGCCATCCTCCAGAAGGCCATCGACGACGCGGGGGCGCTCAGCGGGGGCGCCGTGGTGTACCTGCCCCGGGGGACCTACCGGGTAGCGCCCCCGTCCGGCAAGAGCGCCGCCTTGGTCCTGACGAAGAACAACGTCGTGCTCCGGGGCCAGGGGCCCACCGCCACCTTCCTCTACAACGACGCCCCGAACATGCGCGCCAAGAGCGTCATCCGGGTGGGCCCCGCCTCGGGCGGCGCGTGGACCTCCGGCGGCACCTCCACCGTGTCCGTCAGCGCGGACCTGCCCAACCGCGCCACGCGCGTTCCCGTCGCCAGCGTGTCCGGCTTCAGCGTGGGTGACTGGATCGTCCTGCGCACGGACATGACTTCCTCGTTGATCAACGAGCTGAACATGGCGGGCCTGGGCTGGGAGTCCCTGGAGGGGACGACGTTCTACCGGCGCATCACCGCCATCGACACCACCGCGAAGACGCTCAGCATCGACATCCCCCTGCGCGCCGCCATGAAGACCCGGGACAACGCGCGGGTCTACAAGATTGGCGCCCACGTGTCGGAGGTGGGCGTGGAGAACCTGGCCATCGGCATGCGGGAGAACACGACGCCGGGCACCGGGGGCACGGACTTCTCGGTGCCCGGCACGGGGGCGTACGAGATGCATGACGCCTTCGCCGTGAAGCTGCACCACACCGTGGACGGGTGGCTCGTCAACGTGAAGACCTACCGGCCCGCGTCCAACTTGCAGGACATCCACCTGCTGTCCAACGGGCTCGACCTGTCCTTCGCCCGCAACATCACCGTGGACAGCTGCGAGTTCAGCAAGCCCCAGTACCGGGGCGAGGGCGGCAACGGCTACCTGTTCTCCCTCCGGGGCAGCGACAACCTCATCAAGGACAGCGCGGCGAACCGGGGGCGGCACAACTTCAACTTCCGGTCCCTGCAGACCACCGGCAACGTGCTGTTCAACAGCCGGATGAGCGAAGGCAGCCTGGTGTCCGACTTCCACATGCACCTGAGCGCGGCCAACCTGCTGGACAACCTCACGCTCTACCTGGACAGCGCCGAGGCTGCGGACCGCTCCCCCTACGGGACGATCAAGCACGGCCTCACCAGCACGCAGAGCGTGTTCTGGAACACGAACGGGGCCCAGTACCACCCGAGCAAGAGCTACATCGTCAAGTCGCAGCAGCAGGGGTACGGCTACGTGATTGGCGTTCGCGGCAGCGCCACCCGGGTGGACATCCCCACGGGAGGGGCGGCGGCCCCCACCGACTTCGCGGAGACGGCCACCTCCGGCAACGAGCTGCAGCCCCAGTCCCTCTACGTGGACCAGCTCAAGAAGCGGCTGGGGAGCACCGCGGAGCACGAGGGCCCGGTGCTCATCTACCAGGCCGAGAACCTGCTCCCCACCAGCGCGGGCGACGCGTCCTCGACGGGTGTCGAGGCCGGGGCCCTCAACGGCGGGCTCCGCTACCACAACACCAGCGCCGCGGGCGCCAAGGTCTCCTACACCCTGTACCCGCGCACGGTGGGCACCTTCCGGGTGGGCGTGCGCACGAAGAAGAACAACGGCCGCGGGCAGTACCAGCTCGACATCGACGGGGCCAAGCAGGGCGCGGTGCAGGACAACTACTCCAGCGCCACGGTGTGGGCGGAGGAGGACCTGGGCACGGTGAGCTTCCCGGACCTCAACCCGCGCGTCTTCACCTTCACCACCGTGGGCAAGAACGCCGCGAGCAGCGGCTTCAACATCGCCATCGACGCCATCACCCTCACCCGTCAGTAGCCCCCTTCCCCCTCTCCCCCCACGGGGTCGCCCCATGTCACGAAGCCCGCTTCCACCCCTGGCCGTCCTCGGCTTGCTGATGACGTCGCCGGCCCTCGCCGCGGAGGAACAGGCCGCCCCGCGGTCCACGCCCGTCCTCCAGGCCGTGACGGGCACCCAGTTCCTCAACCCGGACGCGTTCCTGGGCGGCTACCAGGATCCAGCCTGGTACAAGAAGAACATCCCCTTCTTCGAGGCGCCCGACCAGCAGATCCAGGACGTCTATTACTACCGCTGGTACGCCCTGCTGCAGCACCTGCGGTACGCCACCCCTGGCGTGGGCTACATCATCAACGAGTTCGTCAACGCGGTCTGGTACTCGCAGAAGTTCGACACCATCAGCGCCGCGGCCGGCCACCACATCTACGAGGCGCGCTGGCTGAGGGACCCACGCTACCTCGACGACTACCAGACGTTCTGGATGCGCGGCGGGGGCAGCGCGCGGCAGTACAGCTTCTGGGCGGCGGACTCCTATTACGCCCGCTACCTGGTCAACGGGGACGCGGCCTTCGTCAAGGACCTGCTGCCGGAACTGATCGAGAACTTCGAGGCGTGGTCGGACCACTACGAGCCCGCCAACGGCCTCTACTGGCAGGTGCCCGTCTGGGACGCATCCGAGTTCACCATCAGCTCGTACCAGACGAATGATCCGTACCACGGGGGCACGGGCTACCGGCCCTCGCTCAACGCGTACCAGTACGGCGATGCCATGGCCATCGCGCGCATCGCCAAGCTCACCGGCGACGCGGCGCTCGAGTCCCGGTACCTGAGCCGCGCCGCGACGATCAAGGCCACCACGCAGCAGAAGCTGTGGGATCCGTCGCGGAAGTTCTTCTTCCACATGATGCGCAACAACCAGGCGCAGAACTACCCGTACCCCGAGGGGACGCTGCTCGATGGCCGGGAGCACTTCGGCTTCGTACCCTGGTACTTCAACATGCCCGACCCGGCCTACTCGGAGGCCTGGACCGCGCTGATGGACCCGCAGGGCTTCGCCGCCACGTACGGGCCCACCACCGCCGAGCGGCGGCACCGCCTGTTCATGAAGGACGCCATGGCCGGCTGCTGCCGCTGGAGCGGGGTCTCCTGGCCCTTCGCCTCCAGCCAGGTCATCACCGCGATGGCCAACCTGCTCAACAACTACAGCCAGCCCTATGTCACCCGGGACGACTACTTCAAGGTGCTCAAGGGCTACACCGTGTCGCAGTACAAGAACGGCCGGCCCTACGTGGCCGAGGCGCTCCACCCCGACACCGGCCAGTGGATCTACGACGGCCAGGGGCACAGCGAGCACTACAACCACTCCTCCTACAACGATCTCGTCATCTCCGGCCTGGTGGGCATCCGCCCGCGCGCCGACAACACCTTCGAGGTGAACCCGCTGGTGCCCAGCACGTGGGCCTACTTCCTGCTGGAGAACGTGCCCTACCACGGCCACCTGATGACCGTGCTGTATGACCGGGACGGCACGCGCTACGGCCAGGGCAAGGGGCTGCGCGTGTACCAGGACGGCGCCTTCCTCGGCAGCGCGGCCACGCTCCAGCGGCTGACGCTGCCCATGGCCACGCCCCTGCCCCCGGAGCGGCCCGCGCGCCAGGAGAACTTCGCCGCCAACGCCTATGCCACGGGCTACCCGGTGGCCTCCGCCTCCTAC is a genomic window of Stigmatella erecta containing:
- a CDS encoding glycoside hydrolase family 55 protein; translation: MTSVRWRRAFTCLGLALGLAQVGEAPAAPWRSALYPSTWKPGDSNPANTAQFLHDFSYAGYRLRQAEPPFRTDRILDVTQAPYYANNTGSADVTAILQKAIDDAGALSGGAVVYLPRGTYRVAPPSGKSAALVLTKNNVVLRGQGPTATFLYNDAPNMRAKSVIRVGPASGGAWTSGGTSTVSVSADLPNRATRVPVASVSGFSVGDWIVLRTDMTSSLINELNMAGLGWESLEGTTFYRRITAIDTTAKTLSIDIPLRAAMKTRDNARVYKIGAHVSEVGVENLAIGMRENTTPGTGGTDFSVPGTGAYEMHDAFAVKLHHTVDGWLVNVKTYRPASNLQDIHLLSNGLDLSFARNITVDSCEFSKPQYRGEGGNGYLFSLRGSDNLIKDSAANRGRHNFNFRSLQTTGNVLFNSRMSEGSLVSDFHMHLSAANLLDNLTLYLDSAEAADRSPYGTIKHGLTSTQSVFWNTNGAQYHPSKSYIVKSQQQGYGYVIGVRGSATRVDIPTGGAAAPTDFAETATSGNELQPQSLYVDQLKKRLGSTAEHEGPVLIYQAENLLPTSAGDASSTGVEAGALNGGLRYHNTSAAGAKVSYTLYPRTVGTFRVGVRTKKNNGRGQYQLDIDGAKQGAVQDNYSSATVWAEEDLGTVSFPDLNPRVFTFTTVGKNAASSGFNIAIDAITLTRQ
- a CDS encoding MGH1-like glycoside hydrolase domain-containing protein produces the protein MSRSPLPPLAVLGLLMTSPALAAEEQAAPRSTPVLQAVTGTQFLNPDAFLGGYQDPAWYKKNIPFFEAPDQQIQDVYYYRWYALLQHLRYATPGVGYIINEFVNAVWYSQKFDTISAAAGHHIYEARWLRDPRYLDDYQTFWMRGGGSARQYSFWAADSYYARYLVNGDAAFVKDLLPELIENFEAWSDHYEPANGLYWQVPVWDASEFTISSYQTNDPYHGGTGYRPSLNAYQYGDAMAIARIAKLTGDAALESRYLSRAATIKATTQQKLWDPSRKFFFHMMRNNQAQNYPYPEGTLLDGREHFGFVPWYFNMPDPAYSEAWTALMDPQGFAATYGPTTAERRHRLFMKDAMAGCCRWSGVSWPFASSQVITAMANLLNNYSQPYVTRDDYFKVLKGYTVSQYKNGRPYVAEALHPDTGQWIYDGQGHSEHYNHSSYNDLVISGLVGIRPRADNTFEVNPLVPSTWAYFLLENVPYHGHLMTVLYDRDGTRYGQGKGLRVYQDGAFLGSAATLQRLTLPMATPLPPERPARQENFAANAYATGYPVASASYTASIDDAQRAIDGRIYYDDIPNSRWTNYQSPNASDWLAVDFGTVRSVNQVRLHIYDDGGGVKAPASYDVQALNGSAWVSIAGQSKSPATPVGDAPNQVSFPAVSTRKIRVVFQNPSGAKVGVTELEAWGPAASSFTDTFDANAARWTPYGGSWSVTGGQYAVAASGGKAIAQSTRFADFTFSSKVTVTSAGDAGLLFRVTNPETGNDAHNGYYVGLVSGTGEVVLGKMNGAWQQLKSAPAAVQLNKTHLLKVVAQQGTLHVYVDDLNTPKLTFEDTSFLDGAIGLRSYQAAARFDDLQVSSRLLAEAESGTLTHILVKPSADASGGQFVGEIDHADSAVELRGLAVAKAGRYTVRITYANGTGGTSSHGLSVNGGAPQQVFYAPTAGWARFSTVSAGVTLRAGTNTLRFTKGEQFAELDVIELIPRL